A window of the Synechococcus sp. M16.1 genome harbors these coding sequences:
- a CDS encoding DUF3007 family protein gives MTRGKVLLIGLAVLLLGGLGQVGFQAAGFEGFSAGIAAEALLVVIVVVWTSSYLFRVVTGQMTYMDQRRRYREVYDKQEAEALQARFDALPEEEQQALLRKIGADASVPADGDAPVDS, from the coding sequence TTGACGCGTGGCAAGGTTCTTCTGATCGGACTTGCAGTCCTCCTGCTGGGCGGGCTTGGGCAAGTCGGCTTTCAGGCTGCAGGCTTTGAGGGGTTTTCGGCAGGGATTGCTGCGGAGGCCCTGCTGGTTGTGATTGTGGTGGTGTGGACAAGCTCTTACCTGTTCCGTGTGGTCACCGGCCAGATGACCTACATGGATCAGCGGCGTCGCTACCGCGAGGTCTACGACAAACAGGAAGCTGAGGCGCTTCAAGCCCGTTTTGATGCTCTTCCCGAGGAGGAGCAACAGGCGCTGTTGCGCAAGATTGGAGCGGATGCCTCGGTTCCCGCGGACGGCGATGCCCCCGTCGACTCATAG
- the pyrC gene encoding dihydroorotase: MSDQISIIAPDDWHVHLRDGEMLNQVVAHTARRFQRAIVMPNLRPPVTTVAAARAYRDRIQAACPADLEFTPLMTAYLTDSIAPAELETGFREGVFAAAKLYPANATTNSAAGVTDLLQIDPVLETMARIGMPLLIHGEVTDSEIDIFDREAVFIERHLAPLRYRHPELKVVFEHITTEQAVQYVSSADRHLAATITPHHLHINRNAMFAGGLRSDFYCLPVAKRECHRQALRRAATSGDPRFFLGTDTAPHERASKESACGCAGIFNAPFALESYAQVFDEEDALEHLEAFTSLNGPAFYNRPANTRRITLQRRDHLVPELVNGLVPFHAGEILSWAVADAPDQVQL; encoded by the coding sequence ATGTCTGATCAGATCTCGATCATCGCCCCAGATGATTGGCACGTGCATCTCCGCGACGGGGAGATGCTCAACCAGGTTGTGGCCCATACCGCCCGCCGTTTTCAGCGGGCCATAGTGATGCCCAACCTGCGTCCCCCGGTGACCACGGTGGCTGCTGCACGGGCATACCGGGACCGGATTCAGGCGGCGTGCCCCGCTGATCTGGAGTTCACGCCCCTGATGACGGCGTACCTCACGGATTCGATCGCTCCTGCCGAGTTGGAGACAGGATTTCGAGAGGGCGTTTTTGCTGCCGCCAAGCTTTATCCCGCCAACGCCACCACCAATTCCGCCGCAGGGGTGACGGATCTGCTGCAGATCGATCCCGTGCTGGAAACGATGGCCCGGATCGGCATGCCCTTGCTGATCCATGGTGAAGTCACGGACAGCGAGATCGATATCTTCGACCGAGAGGCGGTGTTCATCGAACGCCATCTGGCACCACTGCGGTACCGCCATCCCGAGCTGAAGGTTGTGTTCGAGCACATCACCACCGAACAAGCGGTGCAATACGTCAGCTCAGCGGATCGTCATCTCGCCGCCACCATCACCCCCCACCATTTGCACATCAACCGCAACGCGATGTTTGCCGGCGGGTTGCGCAGTGATTTTTATTGCCTCCCCGTGGCCAAGCGGGAATGTCACCGTCAGGCCCTGCGCCGGGCGGCCACCAGCGGTGACCCACGCTTCTTTCTCGGCACCGACACGGCACCGCACGAACGGGCATCCAAGGAAAGTGCCTGCGGATGCGCCGGCATCTTCAATGCGCCCTTCGCCCTGGAGAGCTATGCCCAGGTTTTTGATGAGGAGGATGCTTTGGAGCATCTCGAAGCCTTCACCAGCCTGAATGGGCCGGCCTTCTACAACCGTCCAGCTAACACGCGTCGCATCACGTTGCAACGCCGTGACCATCTCGTGCCGGAACTTGTGAATGGACTGGTTCCTTTCCATGCTGGAGAGATCCTGTCCTGGGCCGTTGCCGATGCACCTGATCAAGTTCAGCTCTGA
- a CDS encoding SulP family inorganic anion transporter, which produces MLNRISTSNLRGDAFGGVTAAVIALPMALAFGVAATGDPAPGLWGAVIIGLVASLFGGTPTLISEPTGPMTVVFTSVILSFTATAPDKETAMAMAFTVVILAGLFQILFGVFRLGRYVTQMPYTVISGFMSGIGAILVILQLPAFLGQTASGGVMGTLSNLPGLIAGIQPMELALALITVAILWFTPASVKRFCPPQLLALVLGTVLSMTLFHDAGLKTIPPFNAELPSLHVPTFSGGQLRLMFVDAAVLGMLGCIDALLTSVVADSLTRTEHNSNKELVGQGLANIASGVFGGLPGAGATMGTVVNIQAGGRSALSGIVRALILMVVVLAAAPLASTIPLAVLAGIALKVGIDIIDWDFLQRAHHLSVKAAVITYGVIALTVLVDLITAVGIGVFVANVLTIDRMSALQSRKVKTISTADDDVELTDEEQVLLDQASGKVLLFQLAGPMIFGVAKAISREHNAIGNCQAVVFDLSEVSHLGVTAAIALENAVKEAIEESRQVFLVGATGSTEKRLQKLKLLDRLPQSHITGDRLDALRLAVNGLPLNV; this is translated from the coding sequence TTGTTGAACCGGATCAGCACCAGCAACCTCCGGGGTGACGCCTTTGGTGGCGTGACCGCCGCGGTGATTGCTCTGCCGATGGCCCTGGCCTTCGGGGTCGCCGCAACGGGTGACCCTGCCCCTGGGCTTTGGGGCGCCGTGATCATCGGCTTGGTGGCGTCTCTCTTCGGCGGAACGCCCACCTTGATCTCTGAACCCACCGGTCCCATGACCGTGGTGTTCACGTCGGTGATCCTGAGCTTCACCGCCACAGCTCCGGACAAGGAAACGGCCATGGCCATGGCCTTCACCGTGGTCATCCTGGCGGGTCTGTTTCAGATCCTTTTTGGTGTGTTCCGTCTGGGTCGATACGTCACCCAGATGCCTTACACAGTGATCTCTGGCTTCATGTCGGGGATTGGAGCCATCCTGGTGATTCTCCAGCTGCCCGCTTTCCTGGGGCAGACCGCATCGGGCGGGGTGATGGGAACCCTGTCCAACCTGCCGGGTTTGATTGCCGGAATTCAGCCGATGGAGCTGGCGCTGGCGTTGATCACCGTTGCGATCCTCTGGTTCACCCCAGCCAGCGTGAAGCGTTTCTGCCCGCCGCAGCTGCTCGCTCTGGTGCTGGGAACGGTGCTGTCGATGACCCTGTTCCACGACGCCGGTCTCAAGACCATTCCGCCGTTCAATGCTGAGCTCCCCAGCCTGCATGTGCCCACCTTTTCGGGCGGACAGCTGCGTTTGATGTTCGTGGATGCTGCAGTGCTGGGCATGCTCGGCTGCATCGATGCGCTGCTCACCTCAGTTGTGGCTGACAGCCTCACCCGCACGGAGCACAATTCCAACAAGGAATTGGTGGGTCAGGGACTGGCCAACATCGCGTCGGGCGTCTTTGGCGGACTGCCTGGAGCGGGAGCCACGATGGGCACCGTGGTGAACATTCAGGCCGGCGGACGCTCAGCCCTGTCGGGCATTGTCCGAGCGCTGATTCTGATGGTGGTCGTTCTGGCTGCCGCACCCCTTGCGTCCACGATTCCCCTCGCTGTGCTGGCGGGCATCGCCCTGAAGGTGGGCATCGACATCATTGATTGGGATTTCCTCCAACGGGCCCACCACCTCTCGGTGAAAGCTGCGGTGATCACCTACGGCGTGATTGCGCTCACGGTGCTGGTGGATCTCATCACTGCAGTGGGCATTGGAGTTTTCGTGGCCAACGTGCTCACCATTGATCGGATGAGCGCGTTGCAGTCCAGAAAAGTGAAAACGATCAGCACCGCCGATGACGATGTGGAGCTGACTGATGAAGAGCAGGTGTTGCTGGATCAGGCCTCCGGCAAGGTTCTGTTGTTCCAGCTCGCCGGGCCGATGATCTTCGGCGTGGCCAAGGCCATCTCGCGTGAGCACAACGCCATCGGCAATTGTCAGGCGGTGGTCTTCGACCTCTCCGAGGTGTCCCACCTGGGGGTCACCGCTGCAATCGCCCTCGAGAATGCTGTTAAGGAAGCGATTGAAGAGAGTCGTCAGGTGTTCCTGGTCGGTGCAACGGGCAGCACGGAGAAGCGCCTGCAGAAGCTGAAGCTGTTGGATCGGCTCCCCCAAAGCCACATCACTGGTGATCGCCTCGATGCCTTGCGCCTTGCCGTGAACGGTTTGCCGCTGAATGTCTGA
- a CDS encoding YciI family protein yields MARFVLWGTYCADALEKRAPYRDEHLARLQSLKEQGTLVTLGPTEGSTHVFGIFEADSIDVVRRLVEDDIYWKQGIWTALEVYPWVQAF; encoded by the coding sequence ATGGCACGTTTCGTTTTGTGGGGCACTTACTGCGCGGATGCTCTTGAGAAGCGTGCTCCCTATCGGGATGAGCACCTTGCTCGTCTCCAAAGTCTGAAAGAGCAGGGAACGCTGGTCACGCTCGGACCCACCGAGGGAAGCACCCATGTTTTCGGGATCTTCGAGGCCGACAGCATCGACGTCGTCCGCAGGCTGGTTGAGGACGACATCTATTGGAAGCAGGGGATCTGGACGGCGCTCGAGGTTTATCCCTGGGTCCAGGCGTTCTGA
- the gorA gene encoding glutathione-disulfide reductase, which yields MGADLDLVVLGAGSGGLAAAKRAARHGARVAIVEGDRVGGTCVIRGCVPKKLLVYGAQARHQLADASAYGLEIGSVRSDVPDLLRRVRAEVDRLNALHLGFLEKAGVQLISGWGRFTAADRIGISDQRGGPVREELSAPRFLVAVGGRPARPEIPGVEHTWVSDDMFLLEDVPSAVVVVGAGFIACEFACILRGLGVAVTQVVRGPRLLRGFDAELADAVLAGMREQGIEVLLEQTLVAVEGEPGALTARLGNGESLACGGVLMATGRRPWLADLGLDAAGVAVENGRIRVDANSCTSVPHIHAVGDVTDRVNLTPVAIDEGRAFADSVFGSRQRQVNHDLVASAVFSDPELATVGLSEEQAIERHGVDGVVVHRARFRSMARALPASGPRCLLKLVVEKATDRVLGCHMVGEHAAEIIQMAAIAVGMGATKADFDRTMALHPSVSEEFVTMQ from the coding sequence ATGGGCGCTGATCTGGATCTGGTTGTGCTCGGAGCAGGCTCCGGTGGTCTGGCCGCTGCGAAACGCGCGGCCCGTCATGGAGCCCGCGTCGCCATCGTGGAGGGCGATCGCGTCGGCGGCACCTGCGTGATCCGCGGCTGTGTTCCCAAAAAGCTTTTGGTGTACGGCGCCCAGGCCCGCCATCAATTGGCGGATGCCTCGGCCTACGGCCTTGAGATCGGTTCGGTGCGTTCGGATGTGCCTGATCTCCTGCGTCGGGTGCGCGCCGAGGTGGATCGGCTCAATGCCCTCCATCTCGGATTTCTGGAGAAGGCCGGCGTTCAGTTGATCTCCGGTTGGGGACGCTTCACGGCAGCAGATCGCATTGGCATTTCCGATCAACGCGGTGGGCCCGTGCGAGAGGAACTCTCGGCCCCGCGCTTTCTGGTGGCGGTTGGTGGCCGGCCGGCCCGGCCGGAGATTCCTGGGGTTGAGCACACCTGGGTCAGTGACGACATGTTCCTTCTGGAGGATGTCCCCTCAGCCGTGGTCGTGGTGGGCGCAGGCTTCATTGCCTGCGAGTTTGCCTGCATCCTGCGGGGCCTTGGTGTTGCGGTCACCCAGGTGGTGCGTGGTCCGCGCTTGTTGCGCGGTTTTGATGCTGAGTTGGCCGATGCCGTGCTGGCTGGCATGCGTGAGCAGGGCATCGAGGTGCTGTTGGAGCAAACGCTGGTGGCCGTGGAGGGAGAGCCCGGGGCGCTGACGGCGCGGCTGGGCAATGGTGAGTCTTTGGCTTGCGGCGGTGTGTTGATGGCCACCGGGCGTCGCCCCTGGCTTGCGGATCTTGGCCTGGATGCTGCCGGCGTGGCGGTCGAGAACGGTCGCATCAGGGTCGATGCCAACTCCTGCACCTCGGTACCCCACATCCATGCCGTCGGCGATGTCACCGATCGGGTCAACCTCACGCCTGTGGCCATTGATGAAGGTCGTGCCTTCGCCGACAGCGTCTTCGGGTCGCGTCAGCGGCAGGTGAACCACGACCTGGTGGCCAGTGCCGTGTTCAGCGATCCAGAGCTGGCGACCGTGGGCCTATCAGAAGAACAGGCCATCGAACGCCATGGCGTGGATGGTGTTGTTGTGCATCGCGCCCGCTTTCGGTCAATGGCGCGGGCCCTGCCCGCCTCCGGTCCACGTTGTCTGCTCAAGTTGGTGGTGGAGAAGGCTACCGATCGGGTGCTGGGCTGCCACATGGTGGGCGAGCATGCCGCGGAGATCATTCAGATGGCGGCGATTGCCGTGGGGATGGGAGCCACCAAGGCTGATTTCGATCGCACCATGGCGCTGCACCCCTCTGTTTCAGAGGAGTTCGTCACGATGCAGTGA
- a CDS encoding thioredoxin family protein produces MHLIKFSSEDCGTCHRMSHYDGKVAEELGCSFISVMLQDTEMYRKYRKILLKQYPNKEGMGWPTYLLVNDPDGDFSIEGELKGGMPKGDFRTKLAELLPS; encoded by the coding sequence ATGCACCTGATCAAGTTCAGCTCTGAAGACTGCGGCACCTGTCACCGCATGAGTCACTACGACGGCAAGGTGGCCGAGGAACTCGGCTGCAGCTTCATCTCCGTGATGCTGCAGGACACGGAGATGTATCGGAAATACCGGAAGATCCTGCTCAAGCAGTACCCCAACAAGGAGGGGATGGGCTGGCCCACCTACCTCCTGGTGAACGATCCCGATGGAGATTTTTCGATTGAGGGAGAACTGAAGGGCGGCATGCCCAAGGGAGATTTCCGCACCAAGCTGGCTGAGTTGCTGCCGTCTTGA
- a CDS encoding DUF3136 domain-containing protein — MPSATKALTIGDLEAGFSTYCQALRRLVADGRDLNAIRRTVCWDYLNRLHTSLPKDYRSPDELIQRFQKEASPAQAD; from the coding sequence ATGCCGTCCGCAACCAAGGCACTCACCATCGGAGATCTGGAGGCTGGATTCTCGACCTACTGCCAGGCCCTGCGTCGCCTTGTGGCCGATGGACGCGACCTCAACGCCATTCGCCGGACGGTCTGCTGGGACTACCTCAACCGATTGCACACCTCGCTTCCGAAGGATTACCGCTCTCCCGATGAACTGATCCAGCGGTTCCAGAAGGAGGCATCGCCTGCTCAAGCAGACTGA
- the trpA gene encoding tryptophan synthase subunit alpha, producing the protein MPNQQSSSIAQRFEQLKQDGRLALMPFLMAGDPDLSVTADVLLSLQRAGADMVELGMPYSDPLADGPVIQAAASRALAAGTTPKGVLDMLRSLKGQLQIPVILFTYSNPLLNVGMEAFCQSAAEAGAAGLVVPDLPLEEAERLSTIAERHGLDLVLLVAPTTPQDRMGRIATCSRGFTYLVSVTGVTGERAQMESRVEGLVQQLKQTSPVPVAVGFGISGAEQVRQVRGWGADGAIVGSALVKRMAAASPGDIAQEAGRFCAELRAAADQP; encoded by the coding sequence ATGCCCAATCAGCAGTCCTCTTCCATCGCCCAGCGCTTTGAGCAGCTGAAGCAGGACGGTCGCCTCGCCTTGATGCCATTCCTGATGGCCGGCGATCCGGATCTCTCTGTCACCGCTGATGTGCTGCTCAGCCTGCAACGTGCAGGGGCTGACATGGTCGAACTGGGAATGCCCTACAGCGACCCCCTCGCTGATGGGCCGGTCATTCAGGCTGCTGCGTCCCGGGCCCTTGCCGCCGGAACCACGCCAAAGGGTGTTCTGGACATGTTGCGCTCGTTGAAAGGCCAGCTGCAGATTCCCGTGATCCTGTTCACGTATTCCAATCCACTGCTCAATGTGGGGATGGAGGCGTTTTGCCAGTCCGCAGCGGAGGCTGGTGCGGCGGGTTTGGTGGTCCCTGATCTACCCCTTGAGGAAGCGGAGCGGCTGTCGACAATCGCAGAGCGTCATGGCTTGGATTTGGTGCTCTTGGTTGCACCCACCACTCCCCAGGATCGGATGGGTCGGATTGCTACATGCAGCCGAGGTTTCACCTACCTGGTGAGTGTCACCGGTGTCACCGGTGAGCGAGCTCAGATGGAAAGCAGGGTTGAAGGTTTGGTGCAGCAACTCAAACAAACCTCACCGGTTCCTGTTGCGGTTGGTTTTGGGATCTCCGGTGCCGAGCAGGTGCGTCAGGTTCGGGGTTGGGGTGCCGATGGAGCGATTGTGGGCAGTGCACTTGTGAAACGGATGGCAGCAGCGTCGCCCGGGGACATAGCTCAGGAAGCTGGTCGTTTTTGCGCTGAGTTGCGTGCCGCTGCCGATCAGCCCTAG
- a CDS encoding NAD(P)H-quinone oxidoreductase subunit L produces the protein MDLSSLLSQVPQDTLLVLLAYTVLGGLYLVVVPLALYAWMNQRWHRMGKLERLGIYGLVFLFFPGMILFAPFLNFRLSGQGDV, from the coding sequence TTGGACCTTTCGTCCCTGCTTTCTCAAGTCCCACAGGACACGTTGTTGGTTCTGTTGGCCTACACCGTTCTGGGCGGCCTGTATCTCGTTGTGGTTCCCCTCGCCCTGTACGCGTGGATGAACCAGCGTTGGCATCGCATGGGCAAGCTGGAGCGTCTGGGGATCTATGGCCTGGTCTTCCTCTTTTTCCCGGGGATGATTCTGTTTGCCCCTTTCCTCAATTTCCGGCTGAGCGGGCAAGGAGACGTCTGA
- a CDS encoding calcium/sodium antiporter codes for MPEFLQASIQVLLGIGLLFGGGELFVQGSVAMAVIFGIPQLVIGLTVVSLGTSAPELFVSLSSVLQGADALAVSNVVGSNIFNVMVVLGSSALVLPLRVESRLVRRDVPLMIAISAAVWGMASAGRVTWQAGLALLLGLVINTVWEIRTAREEPDDSGSAEPEISDEANKGGLIPASVRLIAGISVLSIGSRVLVNGAVSAATLLGVSEAVIGLTIVSAGTSMPELITSLVAALRGRTDLAIGNVVGSCLLNLMLVLGGGAIAAAGNGLQVSPELIQDDLPVMLLTSLACMPIFWTKGRISRLEGGLLLGLYVLYLVDNVLPRTAMATWADEFRLVMLCAVIPIVMIVIFTQAVFYWRDNQNSPTT; via the coding sequence ATGCCTGAATTTCTGCAGGCCTCGATCCAAGTGCTCCTGGGCATCGGACTGCTGTTCGGTGGCGGGGAACTGTTCGTTCAGGGGTCCGTCGCCATGGCGGTGATCTTCGGGATTCCCCAGCTCGTGATCGGCCTGACGGTGGTGTCGCTGGGCACCAGCGCCCCTGAACTGTTCGTGAGCCTGAGTTCGGTGCTGCAGGGAGCTGACGCCCTCGCCGTGAGCAATGTGGTGGGCAGCAACATCTTCAACGTGATGGTGGTGCTGGGCAGCAGTGCCCTTGTTCTGCCCTTGCGGGTTGAAAGCCGCCTGGTGAGGCGAGATGTGCCTCTGATGATTGCCATCTCGGCGGCGGTCTGGGGTATGGCCTCCGCAGGACGGGTCACCTGGCAAGCGGGCCTGGCCTTGCTCTTGGGGCTTGTGATCAACACCGTCTGGGAGATCCGCACCGCCCGTGAAGAACCGGACGACAGCGGCAGCGCTGAACCCGAAATCAGTGACGAAGCAAACAAAGGTGGATTGATCCCAGCTTCAGTGCGATTGATTGCCGGCATCAGCGTTCTCTCGATCGGATCCAGGGTTCTGGTGAATGGCGCGGTCAGCGCCGCAACCCTTCTGGGAGTTAGTGAGGCAGTGATCGGTCTGACAATCGTTTCCGCTGGAACGTCGATGCCGGAATTGATCACCTCCCTGGTGGCCGCCCTGCGCGGGCGCACCGATCTGGCGATCGGCAACGTGGTGGGCAGCTGCCTGTTGAACCTGATGCTGGTGCTGGGCGGCGGAGCCATAGCGGCAGCTGGCAACGGACTTCAAGTCAGCCCGGAACTGATTCAGGACGACTTGCCGGTAATGCTGCTCACCAGCCTGGCCTGTATGCCAATTTTTTGGACGAAAGGTCGAATATCCCGCTTGGAGGGAGGGCTACTTCTCGGCCTCTATGTTCTGTATCTGGTCGACAATGTTTTGCCCCGAACGGCCATGGCCACCTGGGCCGATGAATTTCGCCTTGTGATGCTCTGCGCTGTAATTCCAATCGTGATGATTGTGATTTTCACTCAGGCAGTTTTTTATTGGCGGGACAACCAGAACAGTCCAACCACTTAA
- a CDS encoding alternative oxidase — protein MQTRGHKADFAHFLIESGEQLLSLFWPAADARRAASLEIIARTAYTAEESACHYLETIGLDQSGAIRKTLELARRQDSNEQTHEDIFSRDLGGLSLWVDRFVARHVAVLVYWVFAFTTLLDHELASLLGEAVEAEAVKTYRRMLLEQPEEWLQQPVTPIATAYWRKEGNMWAARDECEPKTLRDVIELIARDELDHVAANSQKAIAF, from the coding sequence ATGCAGACTCGAGGTCATAAGGCTGATTTTGCTCATTTTTTGATTGAATCAGGGGAGCAGTTGCTCAGCCTTTTTTGGCCTGCAGCTGACGCTCGCCGGGCAGCATCTTTAGAGATTATTGCTCGCACGGCCTATACAGCTGAGGAAAGTGCTTGTCATTACCTTGAGACGATTGGCCTCGATCAGAGTGGCGCTATTCGTAAAACTCTGGAGCTGGCACGTCGGCAGGATAGTAATGAGCAGACGCATGAAGACATTTTTTCTCGTGATCTTGGTGGATTGTCTTTATGGGTAGATCGCTTTGTGGCAAGGCATGTAGCTGTCCTTGTTTATTGGGTATTTGCTTTTACTACCTTGTTGGATCACGAGTTGGCCTCTTTGCTTGGAGAAGCTGTTGAGGCCGAAGCTGTCAAAACGTACCGGCGCATGCTTCTGGAGCAGCCAGAAGAATGGTTGCAGCAGCCCGTAACTCCCATTGCAACAGCCTATTGGAGAAAAGAGGGAAATATGTGGGCTGCCCGGGATGAATGTGAGCCAAAAACTCTTCGAGATGTAATCGAATTGATTGCCAGAGATGAGTTGGACCATGTGGCGGCTAATAGCCAAAAGGCAATCGCTTTTTAG
- a CDS encoding AbrB family transcriptional regulator produces the protein MLTGSDLLNKVKDLGDISKSDIVRACGYVSTKKDGGERLNFTAFYEALLEAKGVSLGVGGVGGVGKGGRKLSYVATVQGNGNLLIGKAYTALLDLKPGDEFEIKLGRKQIRLTPVGATEEDDE, from the coding sequence ATGCTCACTGGGAGCGACCTTCTCAATAAAGTCAAAGACCTGGGTGACATCAGCAAGTCTGACATTGTTCGTGCCTGTGGCTATGTCTCCACCAAAAAAGATGGTGGTGAACGTCTGAATTTCACCGCTTTTTATGAAGCACTTCTGGAGGCCAAAGGCGTCAGTCTTGGCGTGGGTGGAGTTGGCGGCGTGGGCAAAGGCGGCCGCAAACTCAGCTATGTGGCCACTGTGCAAGGCAACGGCAATCTTCTCATCGGCAAGGCCTATACAGCGCTGCTCGACCTGAAACCTGGAGATGAATTTGAAATCAAACTGGGTCGCAAACAGATTCGTCTGACACCGGTGGGTGCCACCGAAGAAGACGACGAGTGA
- a CDS encoding c-type cytochrome — MLSHLLRCCIGAFLVLLLSLGSAGASLAAGSDASPGALLFEQHCAGCHINGGNIIRRGKNLKLKTLEREQIATVDAIAAIAREGRGQMSGYADVLGSDGDQLVAEWVLMQAQNAWTQG; from the coding sequence GTGCTGAGCCACCTCCTGCGCTGCTGCATTGGTGCGTTTCTTGTTCTGCTGCTGAGCCTTGGTTCAGCCGGCGCTTCGCTGGCTGCCGGGTCTGACGCCAGCCCCGGCGCCCTGTTGTTCGAACAGCACTGCGCGGGATGCCACATCAACGGTGGCAACATCATTCGCCGGGGGAAAAACCTGAAGCTGAAGACCCTCGAGCGTGAGCAGATCGCAACGGTGGACGCCATCGCAGCTATCGCCCGGGAAGGGCGAGGCCAGATGAGTGGTTACGCCGATGTTCTCGGGAGCGATGGAGATCAGCTCGTGGCTGAATGGGTGCTCATGCAGGCTCAGAACGCCTGGACCCAGGGATAA
- a CDS encoding glutathione S-transferase family protein, translated as MPLSSESAEPLSWSDLASLAMPEPNRIEGPTSAQATLRLFGQPESNVMVTLYRDHHAWCPYCQKIWLWLEFKRIPYRIRKVTMRCYGPKEPWFLEKVPSGMLPALELNGRLITESDDILLALEQQFGSLGMAMTAPEALELRRLERLLFQAWCIWLCSPRLSPRQQVLAREQFQDIARRFERELNREEGPWLRGPEPQTVDLIFVPYVERMNASLAYYKGYRLRAEHPAIDRWFRALEQLETYRGTQSDFHTHAHDLPPQMGGCWPDDGAEAKRLAERIDRGDGLGEDEACWDVDHQADQAVIALSRVLRHQQRLREVNPMGAAAFDQPLRCALTRLVRDTPCPPPAGSAAGLRYLRDRISVPRDMPLPAARLLRQALEATAQLDGPEQAKPLPVRDRFDQDPRPFLIGS; from the coding sequence ATGCCCCTTTCATCGGAATCAGCTGAACCCCTGAGCTGGTCGGACCTGGCCAGCCTGGCGATGCCGGAACCGAATCGGATTGAAGGGCCGACCAGTGCCCAGGCCACGTTGCGCCTGTTCGGACAGCCTGAATCCAACGTGATGGTCACGCTGTACCGCGACCACCACGCCTGGTGCCCCTACTGCCAAAAAATCTGGCTGTGGCTGGAGTTCAAGCGCATCCCCTACCGGATCCGCAAAGTCACCATGCGTTGCTACGGCCCGAAGGAGCCGTGGTTCCTGGAGAAAGTGCCCTCAGGGATGTTGCCGGCCCTGGAGCTCAACGGGCGGCTGATCACCGAAAGCGACGACATCCTGCTGGCCCTCGAACAGCAGTTCGGCTCCCTGGGCATGGCGATGACAGCGCCGGAAGCTCTGGAGCTGCGCCGTCTTGAACGGCTGCTGTTTCAGGCCTGGTGCATCTGGCTGTGTTCACCACGGCTGAGTCCGAGGCAACAGGTTCTGGCCCGAGAGCAGTTTCAAGACATCGCCCGGCGCTTCGAACGGGAGCTGAACCGGGAGGAAGGACCGTGGCTGCGGGGCCCGGAGCCGCAGACCGTGGATCTGATCTTCGTTCCCTACGTGGAACGGATGAATGCCTCGCTGGCTTACTACAAGGGATACCGGCTGAGGGCTGAGCATCCAGCCATTGACCGCTGGTTCCGTGCCCTGGAGCAACTGGAGACCTACCGCGGTACCCAAAGCGACTTCCACACCCATGCCCATGACCTGCCGCCCCAGATGGGCGGCTGCTGGCCCGACGATGGAGCGGAAGCAAAGCGCCTGGCCGAACGGATCGACCGAGGTGATGGCCTCGGCGAGGACGAAGCCTGCTGGGATGTGGACCATCAAGCCGATCAGGCCGTCATCGCCCTGAGCCGGGTGCTGCGTCACCAGCAACGGCTGCGCGAGGTGAACCCCATGGGTGCTGCAGCCTTTGACCAGCCCCTGCGCTGTGCCCTCACCCGATTGGTTCGCGACACCCCCTGCCCGCCTCCAGCGGGGAGTGCCGCCGGGCTGCGCTATTTGCGCGATCGCATTTCGGTGCCAAGGGATATGCCGCTCCCGGCCGCTCGACTGCTGCGTCAAGCCCTTGAAGCCACCGCCCAGCTGGATGGCCCTGAGCAGGCCAAGCCCTTGCCGGTGAGGGATCGCTTTGATCAGGATCCCCGACCCTTCTTAATTGGGTCATAG